The window TGTTTCTTTTTATACTTCGACAACAATGACATTGTCTTTCTTTAGTTCCGCTGGCCACTCTATGGTAATGAGGGAATTTGTAGAGAGGCTTAAGAAGAAACATTCTAAGGGAGTACAAAAGAAGCTATCTACTCGGCTTGGTGACGACCTTGGTTTTGTGCTTCTTCTCTACAGCATTGTTGTATCTTCGCGTGGGTGTCCACGTTGCCCGGTGTTGCCTTCTTTGGGCTACGGAGACTGTTTTAGCCTGGTTTTTCATTACAAAAAATTACGGGATTGGTTTTTCATTAATTGATCGAGCAATCCTCTTCTTTTCTAATGAATCAAGATTCTTAGAGGCCGACTTAAAAAAACTATCTACTTTTTTACATGCCCGCCAAACAAAAGTGCAAGGAGCAAGTGGGCTAAACTGCTCCCttgctataaataaaataaagagtAGAAAGAGACAGATATGACACTTGGCTGTTGGCTAATCCAGACGAGGAAAAGGAGAGCAGAGACTTGCCCGTGTGGCGACTCCAACAGCTCTGCTCAGTGCACCAGATGGACAATCGTTCACGCAGTCTCTGCCCAAGTACAtgacttttttatttttatttttttggcaaCGAGCTAGTAGAGATTATGCGGCGAAGGTACAAGTTTAGCTACTTTAGTACGTGCATTTTTTCCGGGAATTAAAAATGTGACAGGCTAAGAGACCCACCCAACTATTTTAAGGAAATATTTCCTCCATGCTTGCTAGCCATGCGATCCTTCGTCTTCATGCACCACTGACCAAGTCACATCGCGCGTTTCCAGTTCTGCACACCAGCATTGATTTTTCATTAGAGGGTCTACTTCATTGCAGCAAGAATATTTTTTCTTTTAGTGCAGTTAATGGATGTTAATTGCCATCCATGAAGGGCATTCGATTCGTCAGTTGAGAACGTTTGGCGAGTGGGATTAGTGGAGTGGTATACAATGGTTAAAATTCACCACAGTACTACAGTAGTAGTAATATTTTTCTTCAAACATATTGTGAGAGTTTTTCTTTAAACGAGGATAGAATCTCTGCCACATTTCCGGAAGAGCCAGGGGAGGATATACGGGGGAGCAATGCTACATCTATGCAAGGGCATCTTTAACGTGGATACGCAAACCGCCCGCATGCGTTCGGATCGTGAAAGTCATTCAACATGGGTATGTGTCGGTCCGCGCCGCGGTCTGGACGCATTTTCTCCTGCAAATGGGAGACAAAATAAGAGGAgatttgcgggagtccggacagtACGTAGGATTGTGACACCCACGGCCCACCCAATCCTCCCTCTCAGTCCCATTTCCTTTCACTTTGCCCCTTCTCCTCCTTACTTTGTATCCGCACCCTCGACCTCCGCCGTCATTATTGTACGTCTCCGGCCGTCATAGAGGCATTGTCGGACGTCCGCAACCAGCACCGACGCGCCCGCTCGCCTTTACAACGGAGTTGTCCACGCTGAAGTCGTTTCTACCCAGATACGCTCCGCCCCGCCGTCGACGACCTCCATGGCGAACACCACGCACGACAGGTGTTTGGTCAAATGccattgattttttttttcaaatgttATGTAGTTTTTTAGAGTACGAAGGATGGTGAGCTACTCGAtcatggaggatgagttgttgtgcgatgcgtgGTTGGCCGTATCCGCGGAATTCGTAGGCAGGAGAAGAGGGGTGACCTTATGGCAGCAAGTGCATGAAAAGTTTCGTGCACAAAATCACATTGCAACCTACAACATGTTCATCATTCAACAGCTCAAACGTGAGTTCGTTATCGTATTGTTGGTACACTATCCAGACCAACGTCATCATGTTTTGTGACGTGGTTCGTCAGCTCGAGACAATGTGACCATTGCACGGGGCAGAGGACGAGACGTAACTTTTGCTTCCTCTTGCTCAACTTATTGATTgattcattcactcaatgttggTTTGGTCTACGCATTATATGTAGCCCGCACGCACTGCGTGGTGCACCACAATACGAAGGGACCGTCATTTACGTGCACACAATGTTGGATGAAGCTGAAGGGAGAGTATGTGTGGAACAACATGATCCGTTGATGAAAAACTTGTTGGACATACGGAATCTAGTCGAATTTGAGACATTGTTGTACTAGGCTTAATTTGCATGCTATGTATGAGtgatttgtgctattttctatcCGAACTTTAATGAATATTAGtcggtttgcatgaatttcattcggtttgtctaaatacggattgaAATATATGCGGACAATGTTGGATGGAGGCCTCCCGCATTCGTATCCGTGGATGGATGCGGGAGGAAATCTGCGGGTTGCCATTGGAGATTCTTTAAGTTTTTTTGGAGGAAATTAGGAAGGGGGGCCATCCAATTGAATTCAGAGGCCGCGAGAGATTTGTTATACGCAGATTACGTAAGGGGCCGATCTTTCCGTTGCTTTCCGACTCTTGGCAAAAATGATTGTTGGCATCGACGCATGATTTTGGAACACTCGGGCATTTCATTTGTGACACACCGATCTCAGATGACCTCTACTAGTAGTATAAAATAAAAGAAGGTGTCTATCTAGGTATATCTCACTCAATCAAACAGAATAACAGGGAGTGCAAAGAAGAAGAGAAATAACATGAACCTCTACGTAAAATCAATGACATATAAATTAGATAGACTTTGTTAATCCTCGCTAGATAGACTTTGCTAATTCTCATTATCAGTCGCAAAACATAATCTCCATTTGATGAGAAACTAGCAAATTCGCGAGAAACAATACGATCAGGGCGCGACGGCCGTTGCGACGAGCCTTGAGCGGTGGTGCGTGCCACCCGCCAACAATAGGCATGTCGCCAAAACCGTGGCGCGCACGGGCGCTCCCCCCGGTTTCCCTCCAAATCGTGCCCTCCGCCCGCCTCATGCGACGTCCTCCGCCAGCTCCCTCCCGCCCCCTCGCACCTCGCCGTCCTCTTTCCTTCCATGGCGGAGAGGGCGCTCCCGCCGCCCGTGCCCGAGCAGGcctccgccgccctcgcccagctcagGGCCCCGCCGCACGAGACGTACGTCGTCAAGGTCCAGAAGGACCAGATATACCGCGTGCCGCCTCCCGAGAACGCCTACCTCGCCGAGCGGTACCGCGCGGAGCGCGCCGGCGGCGGCAAGAGCGGCGGCGGCTCCGCGTGCTCCACGCCCCTCCTGCTCACGCTCGCCCTGGCGGCCGCCGCGGTGCTGCTCCTGGGCGCCAGCGTCTGGCTCTCCGTCGTGGTGATGCGGCCGGCCCCGCCGAGCTTCTCCGTGAACAGGCTCTCCGTGCGCAACGCGTCGGCGCAGCGCCACGCGGAGGTGGACTACGACTTCTTCCTCACGGCGGTCAACCCCAACAAGGTGACCGCGCTGTGGTACAAGGACGGGGGCGCGGCCAGGCTGCTGCACCGGGGCACGGCCCTGGCCAAGGCCGCGGACGTGGGCACGCCAGAGGACGGCGGCGTGGACGCCAAGGACTTCAGCGTGctgctgcgcggcggcggcggccacgcgACACCCAAGGCGGTGGAGAAGGCGCTCGGGGGGTCCAAGAAGGAGGCCGTGGCGCTGGAGCTCGCCGTGGAGTTCCCCGTGCAGGTGCACGTGGGCGCGCTCGCGTTCGCGGCCAAGAGGCTGGCCGTGGCGTGCGAGATGAGAACGGCGGGGCTAGGGAAGCACGTGCACATTTCGTCGCAGAAGTGCAGGAGCAGCTTCGGGAAGTGACcgacgccgaccgccgccgcgccgAGGTGGCGCGCCGGCGCTTTGTGCATAGTGGGATCGAGGGCCGAACGGACGGGCAGTGGTGGGATCGTACGTGTACACCGCGTGTAAATGTGTCTTGTAGCTCGTGCTTGATGACTCTCGAGGCTCTTTGTGTGCAAATATGTGTAAGTTGTTACTAACCGGAATCTGGGACTTGCTGGACTTGTGTATAATCATGGAAGATTGTTCGCTCGTGATACATGCTACCTGCTGTTGTGATCATCTAACCCATATGTCCGGACTGTCCGGCACCTTTCGAACACAATCCATATATGGGACGGATTTGAGTCTATTTGGACGCATCCGTCATGTCGCATTGACAGACGGACGCGAAAATACTTTGGTCCGTCAAGGGAGGTCATCGATTTGGTGGCCGCATTCATGGCGTGGGTCGGTGCGTCATCCGAGGAGCCAAGAACCTAGCTATTTAAGCTGAACGGCGAGGGCAAACCCTAGCTGCCACATCCCACCCACTTTCCTCTCGTCCCCGCCGCCATTGCTTCCCCGTATGTGCCCCCTTCCGCTCCGACCCTTGCCATCAGTCATGGTTCGACAGAAGCCGGAGCGTTGGGCAGAGATAGCGGCCGAG is drawn from Triticum dicoccoides isolate Atlit2015 ecotype Zavitan chromosome 4A, WEW_v2.0, whole genome shotgun sequence and contains these coding sequences:
- the LOC119283958 gene encoding NDR1/HIN1-like protein 13, translating into MAERALPPPVPEQASAALAQLRAPPHETYVVKVQKDQIYRVPPPENAYLAERYRAERAGGGKSGGGSACSTPLLLTLALAAAAVLLLGASVWLSVVVMRPAPPSFSVNRLSVRNASAQRHAEVDYDFFLTAVNPNKVTALWYKDGGAARLLHRGTALAKAADVGTPEDGGVDAKDFSVLLRGGGGHATPKAVEKALGGSKKEAVALELAVEFPVQVHVGALAFAAKRLAVACEMRTAGLGKHVHISSQKCRSSFGK